One genomic window of Hymenobacter sp. J193 includes the following:
- a CDS encoding alpha/beta hydrolase yields MALVPGPAPDRSRGRAGRLVSAAGKMRRRNVWLLTALLAFLGLNAVAFFHAWRFTHFSLAAGPRTGHPERLTGWRKLGVLLTGVSNPKPVNRSKPAFLYQTVLLRSPNGRLETWYAPVKNARGTVALFHGYTSSKAAQLIEAAYFRQLGYSVLLTDFAGNGGSEGNRCTVGYREAEDVRTVFQWLQHQQSGQRIVLYGVSMGAEAILRAESELGVRPAANLVECPYGSMLQTARNRFAALRVPDFPLANLLVFWGGVQNGFWAFDLDAKEFASRISTATLLMWGEADPRVTRAETDAIFQNLRGPKQRQDFAGSGHEPYWRKHPALWQQRIREFLLDQ; encoded by the coding sequence GTGGCGCTGGTACCCGGCCCGGCGCCGGACCGAAGTCGGGGCCGGGCCGGCCGGCTGGTAAGCGCGGCCGGTAAGATGCGGCGGCGCAACGTTTGGCTGCTGACGGCCCTGCTGGCTTTTCTGGGGCTGAATGCGGTGGCGTTTTTTCATGCGTGGCGCTTCACGCATTTCTCCCTGGCAGCCGGGCCGCGCACCGGCCACCCGGAGCGGCTGACGGGCTGGCGCAAGCTGGGCGTGCTGCTCACGGGTGTATCCAACCCCAAGCCGGTTAACCGAAGTAAGCCAGCCTTCCTCTACCAAACTGTATTGCTGCGTAGCCCCAACGGCCGCCTGGAAACCTGGTACGCGCCGGTGAAGAATGCGCGGGGCACGGTGGCGCTGTTTCATGGCTACACCAGCAGCAAAGCCGCGCAGCTCATCGAGGCGGCCTATTTCCGCCAGCTGGGCTACTCCGTTCTGCTTACCGACTTTGCGGGCAACGGCGGCTCCGAGGGCAACCGGTGCACCGTGGGTTACCGGGAGGCCGAGGACGTGCGCACCGTATTCCAGTGGCTGCAGCATCAGCAATCCGGGCAGCGTATCGTGCTCTACGGTGTGAGCATGGGCGCCGAGGCCATTCTGCGGGCCGAGAGTGAGCTGGGCGTTCGGCCTGCCGCCAACCTCGTGGAGTGTCCCTATGGCAGCATGCTTCAGACGGCCCGCAACCGGTTTGCCGCGCTGCGGGTGCCGGACTTCCCGTTGGCCAACCTGCTGGTATTCTGGGGAGGTGTACAGAATGGCTTCTGGGCGTTTGATCTGGATGCCAAGGAGTTTGCGTCCCGCATCAGCACGGCTACCCTGCTCATGTGGGGCGAGGCCGACCCGCGTGTTACCCGCGCCGAAACCGACGCCATCTTCCAAAACCTGCGCGGCCCCAAGCAGCGCCAGGATTTCGCCGGTTCCGGTCACGAGCCGTACTGGCGCAAGCACCCAGCGCTCTGGCAGCAGCGGATTCGGGAGTTCCTTCTGGACCAATAG
- a CDS encoding CoA-acylating methylmalonate-semialdehyde dehydrogenase, which translates to MEVETVKYPAIRNYVGGRFVDDSPASSLDVYSPLTGAVISSVPLSTAAALDAAVQAAQAAYPAWSATPIKERVQIFYRYKTLLERDMKALADLVREENGKTYDEARAEVEKAIELTEFACSMPQLIQGEFLEVSKGVEARVERKPLGVVASIAPFNFPNMVPHWTIPNALVLGNTMILKPSEVVPLSAGRIAELLKEAGLPDGVLNIVHGDREIVEAICDHPAIQAVSFVGSTKIAKVVYIRATSNLKRCVALGGAKNHLMVLPDAHPDMTASNVAASMSGCAGQRCMAGSTMVGVGAVDDIVAKIVEEARKIVPGQNLGSVISKEAKTRIEQHISEAEAAGAKVLLDGRNARVEGHEDGYYVGATVVDYVTPDMRIAQEEVFGPVLAIMRTNTLDEALAIENANPYGNAAAVFTSSGSSARYVMDHANAGMIGVNIGVPVPREPFSFGGWNESKFGACDITGKSSIEFWTQLKKTTTSWNPESRVNWMS; encoded by the coding sequence ATGGAAGTAGAAACTGTAAAATACCCAGCTATCCGCAATTATGTGGGAGGCCGTTTTGTAGATGACAGCCCGGCCTCTTCGCTTGATGTGTATAGTCCGCTTACCGGAGCCGTCATTTCGTCGGTGCCCTTGAGTACGGCGGCGGCCCTCGACGCTGCTGTGCAGGCCGCGCAGGCCGCTTACCCGGCGTGGTCGGCTACGCCCATCAAGGAGCGGGTGCAGATTTTCTACCGTTACAAGACCCTGCTGGAGCGCGACATGAAGGCGCTGGCCGACCTCGTGCGCGAGGAAAACGGCAAAACCTACGATGAGGCCCGCGCCGAAGTAGAAAAAGCCATTGAGCTGACCGAGTTTGCCTGCTCCATGCCCCAGCTGATTCAGGGCGAGTTTCTGGAAGTGAGCAAGGGTGTGGAAGCCCGCGTGGAGCGCAAGCCCCTGGGCGTAGTGGCCAGCATTGCCCCCTTCAACTTCCCCAATATGGTACCTCACTGGACCATCCCAAACGCGCTGGTGCTGGGCAACACCATGATTCTGAAACCCTCGGAAGTGGTGCCGCTGAGTGCGGGCCGCATTGCCGAACTGCTCAAGGAAGCCGGCCTGCCTGATGGGGTGCTCAACATCGTACACGGCGACCGGGAAATTGTGGAAGCCATCTGCGACCATCCGGCTATTCAGGCCGTGTCGTTTGTAGGCTCTACCAAAATTGCCAAAGTCGTCTATATCCGGGCTACCAGCAACCTCAAGCGCTGCGTGGCCCTGGGCGGGGCCAAAAACCACCTGATGGTGCTGCCCGACGCTCATCCCGACATGACGGCTTCCAACGTGGCCGCTTCCATGTCGGGCTGCGCGGGGCAGCGCTGCATGGCCGGCTCCACCATGGTGGGCGTGGGCGCAGTAGACGACATCGTGGCCAAGATTGTGGAGGAAGCCCGCAAGATTGTACCCGGCCAGAACCTGGGCTCCGTCATCAGCAAAGAGGCCAAAACACGCATTGAGCAGCACATTAGCGAGGCCGAAGCTGCCGGCGCCAAGGTCCTGCTCGACGGCCGCAATGCCCGCGTGGAAGGCCACGAAGACGGCTATTACGTGGGTGCCACGGTGGTCGACTACGTGACGCCCGACATGCGCATTGCCCAGGAGGAAGTGTTCGGGCCGGTGCTGGCCATCATGCGCACCAACACCCTGGACGAGGCCCTAGCCATTGAAAACGCCAACCCCTACGGTAACGCCGCTGCCGTATTTACCAGCAGCGGCAGCTCAGCCCGCTACGTGATGGACCACGCCAACGCCGGCATGATTGGCGTGAACATCGGCGTGCCCGTGCCCCGGGAACCATTCTCCTTCGGCGGCTGGAATGAGTCGAAGTTCGGGGCCTGCGACATCACCGGCAAAAGCTCCATCGAGTTCTGGACCCAGCTCAAGAAAACCACCACCAGCTGGAACCCCGAGTCGCGGGTGAACTGGATGAGCTAG
- a CDS encoding aminotransferase class III-fold pyridoxal phosphate-dependent enzyme, translated as METTFDTDKHQILQDNLDHTLFSWSKQAGLSPISAERAEGVYLWDRDGKRYIDFSSQLMNVNIGHGDQRVTEAVAAQMRELSYVYPGMITKARGDLGRKLAEITPTNLTKAFFTLGGAEAIENAIKLARVYTGRHKIVTLYQSFHGASYGAISAGGDPRKFAVDSQAMPGVVHVENPYFYRCPWYSSTPEECAERAAAAMERIIQYENPGSVAAIILEGESGTSGCIKYPPTYWERVRAICDKYGILLVADEVMSGFGRTGKWFGSDHHGVKVDLMCMAKGITAGYLPLGAVMVDEAIAKSFDDKPLPLGLTYSAHPVSCAAAVAVLDIYEQDNLLENTVTLGKHLDARMCDLMGQHPSIGDWRNTGLFGCIELVKNRQTKEPMAPWNAAPAQMEIMNKVAAKIKELGMYTFVRWNYIFVAPPLSITKEELDEGLDIISQAIAVADEYVQ; from the coding sequence ATGGAAACCACCTTCGACACCGATAAGCACCAGATTCTGCAGGATAACCTCGACCATACGCTCTTTTCCTGGTCGAAGCAGGCGGGGCTGAGCCCCATCAGCGCCGAGCGGGCCGAAGGCGTGTATCTATGGGACCGGGATGGCAAGCGCTACATCGACTTCTCGTCGCAGCTGATGAACGTGAACATCGGCCACGGCGACCAGCGCGTGACCGAAGCCGTAGCGGCCCAGATGCGGGAGCTGAGCTACGTGTACCCCGGCATGATTACTAAGGCCCGCGGCGACCTTGGCCGCAAGCTGGCGGAAATCACCCCGACTAACCTGACCAAAGCCTTCTTCACCCTGGGCGGAGCCGAGGCCATTGAAAACGCCATCAAGCTGGCCCGCGTGTACACGGGGCGCCACAAGATTGTGACGCTGTACCAGTCGTTTCACGGGGCTTCGTACGGGGCCATCAGCGCCGGCGGCGACCCGCGCAAGTTCGCCGTCGATTCCCAGGCCATGCCGGGCGTGGTGCACGTCGAAAACCCGTATTTCTACCGCTGTCCTTGGTACAGCAGCACGCCGGAAGAGTGCGCCGAGCGCGCCGCCGCGGCCATGGAGCGCATCATTCAGTATGAAAACCCGGGCAGCGTGGCCGCCATCATTCTGGAAGGCGAGTCGGGCACTTCGGGCTGCATCAAGTATCCACCGACTTATTGGGAGCGGGTGCGCGCCATCTGCGACAAATACGGCATCCTGCTGGTGGCCGATGAGGTAATGAGCGGCTTCGGCCGCACCGGCAAGTGGTTTGGCTCCGACCACCACGGCGTGAAAGTGGATTTGATGTGCATGGCCAAAGGCATTACCGCCGGCTATCTGCCCCTGGGCGCGGTGATGGTGGATGAAGCCATTGCCAAGTCGTTCGATGACAAGCCCCTGCCCCTGGGCCTCACCTACTCGGCGCACCCCGTTTCCTGCGCCGCCGCTGTAGCCGTCCTCGACATCTACGAGCAAGATAACCTGCTCGAAAATACTGTCACGCTGGGCAAGCACCTCGACGCGCGTATGTGCGACCTGATGGGCCAGCACCCTAGCATCGGCGACTGGCGCAATACGGGTTTGTTCGGCTGCATTGAGTTGGTGAAAAACCGCCAGACCAAAGAGCCCATGGCGCCCTGGAATGCCGCCCCCGCGCAGATGGAAATCATGAACAAGGTGGCAGCTAAAATCAAGGAACTGGGCATGTACACCTTCGTGCGCTGGAACTACATTTTCGTAGCGCCTCCACTCAGCATCACCAAGGAGGAATTGGACGAAGGGCTGGACATCATCTCCCAAGCCATTGCCGTGGCCGACGAGTACGTGCAGTAG